A genomic stretch from Petrimonas mucosa includes:
- a CDS encoding PhoPQ-activated pathogenicity-related family protein, with protein sequence MKNKQRLFWVILILLSFPVGYAQQGVTPETALMHYLNNNDHTYAWEVRERFQINDVEAYSVLFISQKWQKMLWKHEMIIFVPQAVAHDGALLFITGGSLRNGIPNLVNKNEETVQFMAELARRNSAVTVLLHQVPNQPLYDGLTEDALISYTLNEYKKDGDYSWPLLFPMTKSAIRALDVVQAFSSEQLGREISRFVVSGASKRGWTTWLSAATEDSRIVAIAPMVIDMLNMPATLEYQKEMYGGYSEQIQDYVDLEIPQSITSSFGDAVVKMIDPYSYREKLKLPKLIILGSNDPYWTVDAVKHYIDEIPGHNLLHYVANAGHELGDRKQAIAALGAFFALNLKGAALPDCSWRLHQGRRSVELEVKGSPGELVGARLWTTTSESRDFRKSIWSGEEIKPDPKDPSTVKVRLQYPKKGYSAFYVDLLYSSPNGGEYSVSTRTFVAGEKQVFEK encoded by the coding sequence ATGAAAAACAAGCAGAGACTATTTTGGGTAATCCTTATCCTTCTTTCATTCCCGGTTGGCTATGCCCAACAGGGAGTGACCCCCGAAACGGCGTTGATGCACTATCTGAATAACAACGATCACACCTACGCCTGGGAGGTGCGTGAAAGATTTCAGATAAATGATGTGGAGGCCTATTCGGTGCTGTTCATCTCGCAAAAGTGGCAAAAGATGCTCTGGAAGCATGAGATGATTATCTTTGTACCTCAAGCCGTGGCTCACGATGGCGCACTTCTCTTCATTACCGGTGGTTCACTCCGTAATGGGATTCCCAATTTGGTAAACAAGAACGAGGAGACGGTGCAGTTTATGGCCGAACTGGCCCGGCGGAACAGTGCTGTTACCGTTTTGCTCCATCAGGTGCCAAACCAGCCCCTGTATGACGGATTAACGGAAGATGCACTGATCTCCTACACGCTGAACGAGTATAAGAAAGATGGCGATTACTCCTGGCCGTTACTTTTCCCGATGACAAAGAGTGCCATCAGGGCATTGGACGTGGTACAGGCTTTCTCGTCCGAACAGCTGGGACGGGAGATCAGCCGGTTTGTCGTTTCGGGAGCCTCCAAACGGGGATGGACCACCTGGCTATCGGCTGCCACGGAAGATAGTCGGATCGTTGCCATTGCCCCCATGGTTATCGACATGCTGAATATGCCGGCTACCCTGGAGTATCAGAAGGAGATGTATGGAGGGTATAGCGAACAGATTCAGGATTACGTGGATCTTGAGATTCCGCAGTCGATCACCAGCAGCTTCGGAGATGCGGTAGTCAAGATGATCGATCCCTACTCCTACCGCGAGAAGCTGAAGTTGCCGAAACTGATTATCTTGGGGAGTAACGATCCTTACTGGACCGTTGATGCGGTGAAGCATTATATCGATGAGATTCCGGGACACAACCTGCTGCACTATGTGGCCAACGCCGGTCATGAACTTGGGGACAGAAAACAGGCCATCGCCGCCCTGGGTGCCTTTTTTGCACTGAACCTTAAAGGAGCTGCCCTGCCGGACTGTTCTTGGAGGCTGCACCAGGGGAGACGGAGTGTTGAGCTGGAGGTGAAAGGCAGCCCGGGTGAACTGGTGGGTGCCCGGTTATGGACCACCACATCCGAGAGCAGGGACTTCCGGAAATCCATATGGAGTGGGGAGGAGATTAAACCCGACCCGAAAGATCCCTCCACGGTGAAGGTACGTTTGCAATATCCGAAAAAGGGCTATTCCGCCTTCTATGTCGATCTGCTCTATTCCAGTCCCAACGGCGGGGAATATTCGGTAAGCACGAGAACCTTCGTGGCGGGAGAAAAGCAGGTATTTGAAAAATAG
- a CDS encoding polysaccharide deacetylase family protein, protein MKTGTVCLLMLIFCGMKVQGQTLAERLGYSRNDRILIINNDDAGMCHAANKATMEGMERGLISSSTIMTPCPWYNEIAAYAAAHPEKGFGVHLTLTSEWKNYRWGTVAPRNEVPGLYDGEGYMWKGVLEVYGASTPQEALIEGRAQIRKALESGIPITHIDSHMGTYQYSPEYMKVYIQLAKEFDLPLRMPSKTTLDNLGAPDFREVCRKEGIIHPDYFIHEELEEYSTENVAEFWTNYIRNLKPGVTEIYVHASAEGEEIRSITNSAAKRIRELEFFTSDDLKRLIEEEGIIVISYRPLLELQRKREKQ, encoded by the coding sequence ATGAAAACAGGAACCGTTTGTTTACTGATGTTGATTTTTTGTGGCATGAAAGTGCAGGGTCAGACGCTGGCTGAAAGGCTGGGGTATTCACGCAACGACAGGATACTGATTATCAACAACGACGATGCCGGCATGTGTCATGCGGCCAACAAGGCTACCATGGAGGGGATGGAGAGGGGATTGATCAGCTCCTCCACCATCATGACCCCCTGCCCGTGGTACAACGAGATTGCCGCCTATGCCGCTGCCCATCCCGAAAAGGGGTTCGGGGTGCACCTCACCCTCACCTCGGAATGGAAGAACTACCGCTGGGGCACGGTGGCTCCCCGCAACGAGGTGCCTGGTCTGTACGATGGAGAGGGCTATATGTGGAAGGGGGTATTGGAGGTGTATGGTGCCTCCACTCCTCAAGAGGCGCTGATTGAAGGTCGGGCCCAGATCCGGAAGGCGCTGGAGAGCGGCATTCCTATAACCCACATCGACTCCCATATGGGAACCTACCAATATTCTCCCGAATATATGAAGGTCTATATCCAGCTGGCCAAAGAGTTTGATCTCCCCTTGCGGATGCCGTCAAAAACGACCCTTGACAACCTGGGAGCCCCCGATTTCAGGGAGGTTTGCCGCAAGGAGGGAATTATCCACCCCGATTATTTCATTCACGAAGAGCTGGAGGAGTACTCGACGGAGAATGTGGCCGAATTCTGGACAAACTATATCCGAAACCTGAAACCGGGAGTGACCGAGATCTACGTGCATGCGTCGGCCGAGGGTGAGGAGATACGTTCTATCACCAATTCGGCCGCAAAGCGGATCCGGGAGCTGGAATTCTTCACCAGCGACGATCTGAAGAGGTTGATTGAGGAGGAGGGGATTATCGTGATCAGTTACCGCCCCTTGCTGGAGTTGCAGAGAAAGCGGGAAAAACAATGA
- a CDS encoding metallophosphoesterase, translated as MKKVVKIAGALLLALLILVFGFGYSNLRDRHRGYGLDLRVENRHPGMLRAGFAAVPITPEYMEPWNDLDGNARFEPHKGDSYQDLNGNGKFDTYWIAGFGNRVAAQGVHDDIWARAMVLDDGTTRLALVALDLIGMFHPTVIDIRKMIPEDAGITYLMIASTHTHEAPDMLGLWGESPFKSGVNREWREYVKERVVESVVEAVNAMRPAHLRFSQNLTEGRVTLKDTREPHVYDDGLRMMQVIDAESSETLGTMIQWANHPETLWSRNLQISSDFPHYLREAVEKGVYLGDSLVRKGVGGVALYVNGAVGGLMTTHASMEVKDPLRDTVYLEPSFDKIRAQGDTLGLIILRTMEENSIEVKEAAINLRAKTFNLPLKNPLFRLAAAIGVMDADMTGWMKKRTEVAVWSIGPASFITFPGELYPEILNGGVEALPGRDFPVEALEVPPLRELMPGSFRFGIGLVNDEIGYIIPKSQWDVKEPYVYRDKPYYGEENSLGPETAPLLYRELRQLLEELPGSPAYPTQTEQAKNAILQRIITNVPSGELNELTHQQLLAMISEEERAIFANDHWRFTVDAPAMVSVMRHKEQQIVPFWLEEKGFRNTGMTLSNGNYEYEVWQKEYPAGEITLGINGFDLHRVVYFVTIGPVKGGVMPKIVSHSPERWRVVRMEKGAYTYNDWDELVIERLPAELEGHLLFTTIRGRAREAAILNAFRKTAYPASSAADQVVLTWCDDPRTTQAFQWRSDTSVTRMTLKYRKADGNDGDFSEIAASYRLLADNYIYNCPVVKHWEVNVERLQPDTKYQYRICNGDTGGETPLYTFRTAPQGESPFRFIYLGDTHNSDIVEKVVDQAFRTAPDAAFLLHSGDHVNTGLFRELWDEHFHYMRKVLPYLSFVPALGNHDSQDGLPPALYQHFFMLPRDNGTVLEPERNYAFTYGNSRFLILDSTGDVGRIASWLEEELKKAEERWKIVVTHFPIYWKDDSYPDMREKWASLFDRYGVDLVLSGHVHQYFRSYPVVGNIPRKPEEKGTVYVASVAVASRDLEPSSEKYNALHVNTGALYQTVEVESRQIHVVSRNLDGDKIDEFIIRKGVGAKP; from the coding sequence ATGAAAAAAGTCGTCAAGATAGCCGGAGCCTTGCTGTTGGCTCTTCTGATCCTGGTTTTTGGATTCGGTTACAGCAACCTGCGTGACCGTCATCGCGGCTATGGTCTCGATCTGAGGGTGGAAAACCGTCATCCCGGGATGTTGCGTGCCGGCTTTGCCGCCGTGCCGATCACACCGGAGTATATGGAGCCGTGGAATGATCTGGATGGGAATGCCCGTTTCGAACCCCACAAGGGGGATAGCTACCAGGACCTGAACGGCAACGGGAAATTCGATACCTATTGGATTGCAGGTTTTGGAAACCGGGTTGCGGCACAGGGGGTACATGACGATATCTGGGCCCGGGCGATGGTCCTGGACGACGGCACCACCCGCCTCGCACTGGTCGCCCTGGATCTGATCGGTATGTTTCATCCCACAGTGATCGATATCCGGAAGATGATACCGGAAGATGCCGGCATAACCTATCTGATGATCGCCTCCACCCATACCCATGAAGCTCCCGACATGCTGGGACTCTGGGGCGAGTCGCCCTTCAAAAGCGGGGTGAACAGGGAGTGGCGGGAGTATGTCAAGGAACGGGTAGTGGAATCGGTTGTGGAGGCCGTGAATGCGATGCGCCCGGCCCACCTCCGTTTTTCACAGAATCTTACGGAAGGGCGCGTAACCTTGAAGGATACCCGTGAGCCCCATGTTTATGATGATGGCCTTAGAATGATGCAGGTAATTGATGCCGAGTCGTCCGAAACGTTAGGTACGATGATCCAGTGGGCGAACCATCCAGAAACGTTGTGGAGCAGGAATCTGCAGATCTCATCCGATTTTCCCCACTACCTGCGGGAGGCTGTAGAAAAGGGTGTATACCTCGGCGACAGCCTCGTGCGGAAGGGAGTGGGAGGGGTTGCCCTCTATGTGAACGGGGCGGTAGGCGGGTTGATGACGACGCATGCCTCGATGGAAGTGAAAGACCCGTTGCGCGATACGGTCTACCTGGAGCCGTCGTTCGACAAGATCCGGGCGCAGGGGGATACCCTGGGCCTGATTATCCTCCGCACGATGGAGGAGAATAGCATTGAGGTGAAGGAGGCAGCCATCAACCTGCGGGCAAAGACCTTCAACTTGCCCCTGAAGAACCCGCTCTTTCGTCTGGCGGCGGCCATCGGTGTTATGGATGCGGATATGACCGGATGGATGAAAAAACGGACCGAAGTGGCTGTCTGGAGTATCGGTCCCGCCAGTTTCATCACCTTCCCGGGAGAGCTCTATCCCGAGATCCTGAATGGCGGAGTGGAGGCCCTGCCGGGGCGCGATTTTCCGGTCGAAGCGTTGGAGGTACCGCCATTGCGTGAACTGATGCCCGGCTCTTTCCGGTTCGGTATCGGACTGGTCAACGACGAGATTGGCTACATCATTCCCAAGAGCCAATGGGATGTGAAGGAGCCCTATGTCTACCGCGACAAACCCTATTACGGGGAGGAGAATTCACTTGGTCCGGAGACCGCTCCGCTGTTGTACAGGGAGTTGCGACAATTGCTGGAGGAGTTGCCCGGTAGCCCGGCATACCCCACGCAGACCGAGCAGGCAAAAAATGCCATACTGCAACGGATCATCACCAATGTGCCTTCAGGGGAACTGAATGAGTTGACTCACCAGCAATTGCTGGCGATGATCAGTGAAGAGGAGCGGGCGATCTTTGCCAACGACCACTGGCGTTTCACGGTCGACGCTCCCGCCATGGTATCGGTAATGCGCCACAAGGAACAGCAAATTGTACCCTTTTGGCTGGAGGAGAAAGGTTTCCGGAACACCGGAATGACACTCTCCAACGGAAACTACGAGTACGAGGTGTGGCAAAAGGAGTATCCTGCAGGTGAGATCACCCTTGGAATCAACGGTTTTGATCTGCATCGGGTGGTCTACTTTGTCACAATCGGCCCGGTTAAGGGGGGTGTGATGCCCAAAATAGTGAGCCACTCGCCCGAGAGGTGGAGGGTGGTACGGATGGAGAAGGGGGCCTACACCTACAACGATTGGGACGAACTGGTGATCGAACGGTTGCCTGCAGAACTTGAAGGGCACCTGCTCTTCACCACCATCCGCGGACGTGCACGCGAAGCGGCTATCCTGAACGCTTTCCGTAAAACAGCCTATCCGGCATCATCGGCTGCCGATCAGGTCGTACTGACCTGGTGCGATGATCCCCGGACCACGCAGGCCTTCCAGTGGAGGAGCGACACATCGGTCACCCGCATGACCCTCAAATATCGGAAGGCTGATGGCAACGACGGTGATTTTTCTGAGATAGCCGCATCATATCGGCTGCTTGCCGACAATTACATCTACAACTGTCCGGTGGTGAAGCATTGGGAGGTTAATGTCGAGCGACTGCAGCCCGACACGAAGTATCAATATCGGATCTGCAATGGCGATACCGGTGGAGAAACTCCTCTCTATACATTCCGTACAGCCCCGCAGGGAGAGTCGCCTTTCCGTTTTATCTACCTGGGAGATACCCACAACAGCGACATTGTGGAGAAAGTGGTGGATCAGGCTTTCCGCACGGCACCCGATGCGGCTTTCCTGCTGCATTCCGGAGATCATGTGAATACCGGTCTGTTCAGGGAGCTGTGGGATGAACATTTTCACTACATGCGAAAGGTGTTGCCCTACCTCTCTTTTGTTCCTGCATTGGGGAATCACGACAGCCAGGATGGTCTCCCCCCTGCGCTCTACCAGCACTTCTTTATGCTGCCACGCGATAACGGAACTGTGTTGGAGCCGGAACGCAACTACGCCTTTACCTACGGAAACAGCCGTTTCTTGATTCTCGACTCGACCGGGGATGTCGGCCGCATTGCCTCATGGCTGGAGGAAGAGCTTAAAAAAGCGGAGGAGAGGTGGAAGATAGTGGTTACCCATTTCCCGATCTACTGGAAGGACGACTCCTATCCCGACATGCGGGAAAAGTGGGCATCACTGTTCGACCGTTATGGAGTTGACCTGGTCCTTTCGGGGCATGTACACCAGTACTTCAGGTCATATCCGGTCGTTGGGAATATACCCCGGAAACCGGAAGAGAAAGGGACCGTCTACGTAGCCTCGGTAGCTGTCGCCTCACGCGATCTGGAGCCCTCCTCTGAAAAATACAACGCACTGCACGTCAACACTGGTGCACTCTACCAGACGGTTGAGGTGGAGAGTCGCCAAATCCATGTCGTGTCGCGGAACCTGGATGGTGACAAGATTGACGAGTTTATAATTAGGAAGGGCGTTGGTGCCAAACCGTAA
- a CDS encoding sialidase family protein, with amino-acid sequence MKAISVGILLLGVMISCSGYQGARSDKGLAADVRHGVLFYQENRYAGWPANNGIWNWDNEILVGFVEADHKTTDGLHTYDQSSARHKYARSTDGGERWKIEDAFEQGQTAWGNDHSIPSDMAEEPKPLVTPMPDFTDPGFVITFVRHNNNDGPTHFYYSMNRGKEWSGPYSFPDLGTPGIASRTDYIVENERELSLFLTTAKADKKEGRVAFARTTDGGLTWELVSWITEEHGGFDIMPSSLRLSETELLTVIRRRMADRQDLLIAYRSTNNGKSWRPLKNPVNDTGNGGSPPALVKLDDGRLALGYIYRSVYGSRVCVRFSSDNGESWSDEIVLRSGDGANRDAGYPRMVQRPDGKLVLIYYWNNANDKDATPYRYIATTIFDPDHWR; translated from the coding sequence ATGAAAGCAATTTCTGTTGGAATCTTACTATTGGGAGTGATGATCTCTTGTAGCGGTTATCAGGGAGCGAGAAGCGACAAGGGGCTGGCGGCAGATGTCAGACATGGCGTTCTCTTCTACCAGGAAAACAGGTATGCCGGTTGGCCCGCCAATAACGGCATATGGAACTGGGACAACGAGATCCTGGTGGGATTTGTCGAGGCGGACCATAAAACGACCGACGGTTTGCACACATACGACCAATCCTCGGCACGTCATAAATATGCCAGAAGTACCGATGGCGGGGAGAGATGGAAGATCGAGGATGCTTTTGAACAGGGACAGACGGCCTGGGGGAACGATCACAGCATCCCCTCGGACATGGCTGAGGAGCCAAAACCATTGGTGACACCCATGCCCGATTTTACCGATCCCGGTTTTGTCATTACCTTTGTCCGGCATAACAACAATGACGGGCCCACCCACTTTTATTACTCCATGAACAGGGGTAAAGAGTGGTCGGGTCCCTACTCCTTCCCTGATCTGGGCACTCCGGGAATAGCCAGCCGTACCGATTATATCGTGGAGAACGAAAGGGAGCTCAGCCTCTTTCTGACAACGGCTAAAGCAGACAAGAAGGAGGGGCGAGTAGCTTTTGCCCGGACCACCGATGGTGGTTTAACCTGGGAACTGGTTTCATGGATTACGGAAGAACATGGAGGATTCGATATTATGCCTTCATCGCTCCGGTTATCTGAAACAGAGCTGTTGACTGTTATCAGGAGAAGGATGGCCGACCGGCAGGATCTGTTGATCGCCTATCGTTCTACCAACAACGGCAAGTCGTGGAGACCGTTGAAGAATCCGGTCAATGATACCGGCAACGGAGGATCTCCTCCCGCACTGGTCAAACTGGACGATGGAAGATTGGCATTGGGCTACATCTATCGAAGCGTGTACGGCTCACGCGTATGTGTACGCTTCAGTTCCGACAACGGGGAGAGCTGGAGTGATGAGATTGTGCTCAGAAGCGGGGATGGAGCCAACCGCGACGCAGGTTACCCGCGCATGGTTCAACGTCCGGACGGGAAACTGGTGCTGATCTACTACTGGAACAACGCGAACGACAAGGATGCAACCCCGTACCGGTACATCGCAACAACCATCTTCGATCCCGACCACTGGAGGTGA
- a CDS encoding sodium:solute symporter, whose protein sequence is MQLTIIDIVIFLVFTLGTVLFGSSFVRKNKTAGDFMTAGKGMSGFVVGMSIFATYVSSISFLALPGSAYSGNWNSFVFSLSIPIAIFFAARFFVPFYRSIDSPSAYSFLEERFGRWARLYASGCYLLTQVARVGSVLFLLALPINAMLGWSIPLIIVLTGVAVVIYSALGGIKAIVYTDAIQSLILIAGAITCLVILLVTMPGGTGELFRVGADHDKFSLGSFGLSLSEPTFWVTLLYGLFINLQNYGIDQNYVQRYKTARDEKSARFSALFGGLLYLPVSLLFFLIGTSLFVYYSTQPLPETVTGDQVFPYFIVNALPAGVTGLLIAAIFAAGMSTVSTSINSSATVVLTDFFSITASGAAGEKRKMKILYATSVMLGLLGVGVGLAMISVKSALDAWWSMAAIFSGGMLGLFFLGYIGRRVKGAYALAGVICGVLLIAWMSLSRQTLFHNYLTIVLGTLVIFSVGMFLAVVGGRRNRKR, encoded by the coding sequence ATGCAGTTAACCATTATTGATATTGTCATCTTTCTTGTTTTCACTCTAGGTACAGTACTCTTCGGAAGTTCGTTTGTCCGGAAAAACAAGACTGCCGGCGACTTTATGACCGCCGGTAAGGGTATGTCTGGATTTGTGGTGGGTATGTCCATCTTTGCCACCTATGTAAGCAGTATCAGTTTCCTGGCACTGCCAGGCAGTGCCTATTCCGGGAACTGGAACTCTTTTGTATTCAGCCTCTCCATCCCGATTGCCATCTTTTTTGCAGCCAGATTTTTTGTGCCGTTCTACCGGAGTATCGACAGCCCGTCGGCCTACAGTTTCCTGGAGGAGCGTTTCGGCAGGTGGGCCCGGTTGTATGCCTCGGGTTGCTACCTGTTGACACAGGTTGCCCGCGTCGGCTCCGTGCTCTTTCTCCTGGCCTTGCCAATCAACGCCATGCTGGGGTGGAGTATTCCGTTGATTATTGTCCTTACGGGGGTTGCTGTTGTAATCTACTCGGCCTTGGGAGGGATAAAGGCAATTGTCTATACCGATGCGATCCAAAGTTTGATTCTGATTGCAGGAGCCATTACCTGTCTGGTGATCCTGCTGGTCACCATGCCGGGAGGAACGGGTGAACTGTTTCGTGTGGGAGCGGATCACGACAAGTTCTCGCTGGGAAGTTTCGGGTTGAGCTTAAGTGAACCTACATTTTGGGTAACGTTGCTTTACGGATTGTTCATCAACCTGCAAAACTACGGCATCGATCAGAACTATGTGCAACGGTACAAAACTGCCCGGGACGAGAAGAGCGCACGTTTTTCGGCCCTCTTTGGAGGTCTGTTGTATCTGCCCGTGAGCCTGCTCTTTTTTCTTATCGGGACCTCACTTTTCGTCTATTATTCAACTCAACCCCTTCCGGAGACGGTTACCGGCGACCAGGTGTTTCCCTATTTCATCGTGAACGCTCTTCCGGCAGGAGTCACAGGCCTGCTGATTGCCGCTATCTTTGCTGCCGGCATGAGTACTGTCTCTACCAGCATAAATAGCTCCGCAACGGTGGTGCTGACCGATTTTTTCTCCATCACCGCTTCGGGAGCAGCAGGCGAAAAGCGGAAAATGAAGATACTCTATGCCACTTCTGTGATGCTGGGTCTATTGGGTGTTGGCGTTGGACTGGCCATGATCTCCGTGAAGAGTGCGCTGGATGCCTGGTGGAGCATGGCTGCAATTTTCAGCGGGGGCATGCTGGGTCTCTTTTTCCTGGGGTATATCGGCCGGAGGGTAAAAGGGGCATATGCCCTTGCCGGGGTGATCTGCGGCGTGTTGCTTATCGCCTGGATGTCGTTGAGCAGGCAGACGCTTTTCCATAACTATCTGACAATTGTATTGGGCACGCTCGTGATTTTTTCTGTAGGCATGTTTCTGGCAGTCGTGGGTGGCAGGCGAAACCGGAAGCGTTGA
- a CDS encoding IS4 family transposase, with translation MNKSTYFFGQSVFGQLISMVDTRIIARNSKRYKADHYVKRFTAKDHLISMLFCVFAKCSSLREVAGAMLGLSGKTRHFQLGHIPYRSTLSDANKRRSVDFFSGVYHDLLREYQHVISDTRFKDVLNKQVEIFDSTVISLFQDILKCVGRTPSNGKRKGGIKVHTVINVDEPVPKMIWFSSAATNDHLLLRKLEPDDNTIYVFDKGYNDYKAFKLFCEKGAGFVTRIKENAVYKVEQELYIDECIHSGVLEDTIIEVTVKEDDGGSKLKLRKVVFYDRVLKRKFEFLTNLFEMRPDMIAALYKIRWQIELLFKQLKSNFPLKYFLGDNENAIKIQVYCALIVNLLLTVIQKRLKRPWAFSNLVSFCRIHLFNYLHLIKFLENPERDWQRDDQDLEMLTLFRGAYF, from the coding sequence ATGAACAAAAGTACTTATTTTTTTGGACAATCGGTATTCGGACAGCTCATATCTATGGTAGATACAAGGATTATCGCCCGAAACAGCAAACGGTACAAGGCCGATCATTACGTGAAACGTTTCACGGCTAAGGATCACCTTATAAGCATGTTGTTTTGCGTCTTCGCCAAATGCTCCTCCCTGCGCGAGGTGGCGGGTGCAATGCTCGGTCTTTCAGGCAAGACCAGGCATTTCCAGCTCGGCCACATACCCTACCGGAGCACCTTGTCGGACGCCAACAAGCGCAGGAGCGTTGATTTCTTCTCGGGCGTGTACCACGACCTGCTTCGCGAGTACCAACACGTGATCTCGGACACCCGCTTTAAAGATGTGTTGAACAAGCAGGTCGAGATCTTCGACAGCACGGTTATCAGTTTGTTCCAGGACATCTTGAAGTGCGTCGGCAGAACACCCTCGAACGGTAAACGCAAAGGGGGGATCAAGGTGCACACCGTTATCAATGTCGACGAGCCCGTTCCCAAGATGATATGGTTCTCATCCGCTGCCACGAACGATCACCTGCTGTTGAGGAAACTGGAACCGGATGACAACACTATTTACGTCTTCGACAAGGGATACAACGATTATAAAGCCTTCAAGCTGTTTTGTGAAAAGGGAGCCGGATTCGTTACCCGCATCAAGGAGAACGCCGTTTACAAGGTGGAGCAAGAACTTTACATCGATGAATGCATCCACAGCGGCGTGCTGGAAGACACTATCATCGAGGTGACCGTGAAGGAAGATGATGGCGGGAGCAAGCTGAAGTTGCGCAAGGTGGTGTTCTACGACAGGGTGTTGAAAAGGAAGTTCGAGTTCCTCACCAACCTGTTCGAGATGCGGCCCGACATGATAGCGGCCTTGTATAAAATAAGATGGCAAATAGAGCTGTTATTCAAGCAGTTAAAATCAAACTTCCCCCTGAAGTACTTCCTCGGGGATAACGAGAACGCGATAAAAATACAGGTATATTGCGCTTTGATCGTGAACCTCTTGCTCACGGTTATACAGAAGCGGTTGAAACGGCCTTGGGCATTCTCCAACCTGGTGTCATTTTGCAGGATACACCTGTTTAATTACCTGCACTTGATAAAATTTTTAGAAAACCCGGAACGAGATTGGCAACGAGATGACCAGGATTTAGAGATGCTTACCCTTTTCAGGGGGGCTTACTTTTGA
- the nhaA gene encoding Na+/H+ antiporter NhaA gives MTQHPSTTVTENRKFTITDFLHDSRAIGILLLLCTATSLILTNLPGIGENYSQFWETEIPFLHSAHLPHSILHVINDFLMALFFFQVGMEIKRETVVGELSSPSRMMMPMIAALFGVIFPAIIFLTATKGTVYQSGWAIPTATDIAFSLGILSLLGKAVPHSIKIFLTALAIIDDLCAILIIAFFYGGQPKFTWLLGVAASILIIILVIKYLKSPFSRILYLSLGMVMWYCMYQSGIHATFAGVILSALLPIKKIPVYEKILLFPVNFLIIPIFALANTSIAINASAIANLTGELSIGIVLGLLIGKPVGISLGVYLMTKMRIIRSKSKPDWMLYVGVGILAGIGFTMSIFVSTLAFEDRSLQDTAKLAVLIASTLSMIIGYDWLKIALKKRQVEL, from the coding sequence ATGACTCAACATCCAAGTACAACCGTAACAGAGAACCGCAAATTCACCATTACCGATTTCCTTCACGACAGCCGTGCAATTGGGATATTGCTTCTGCTTTGCACGGCAACATCGCTTATCCTCACCAACCTGCCAGGTATCGGTGAAAATTACAGTCAATTCTGGGAAACCGAAATTCCATTTTTGCACTCAGCACATCTGCCTCACAGCATCCTGCACGTAATCAACGACTTCCTGATGGCATTGTTCTTCTTTCAGGTAGGGATGGAGATAAAACGTGAGACAGTAGTAGGAGAACTCTCCTCCCCTAGCAGGATGATGATGCCGATGATTGCTGCACTGTTTGGGGTTATCTTCCCCGCAATCATCTTCTTAACTGCCACCAAGGGAACAGTCTACCAGTCGGGATGGGCCATTCCCACAGCTACCGATATTGCCTTTTCACTGGGCATCCTGAGCCTGTTGGGTAAAGCCGTACCCCATTCGATAAAGATCTTTCTTACCGCACTGGCCATTATCGATGACCTCTGTGCCATCCTGATTATTGCCTTCTTCTACGGAGGTCAGCCCAAGTTTACATGGTTACTGGGAGTGGCGGCATCCATACTGATAATTATACTGGTGATCAAATACCTTAAAAGTCCCTTCTCCCGGATCCTTTATCTCTCACTTGGGATGGTGATGTGGTATTGCATGTATCAATCGGGCATTCACGCCACTTTTGCCGGCGTGATCCTCTCGGCATTGCTCCCGATAAAAAAGATTCCGGTATACGAAAAGATCCTCCTATTCCCTGTCAACTTCCTGATTATACCGATCTTTGCTTTGGCCAATACCAGCATAGCGATCAACGCTTCGGCCATCGCCAACCTGACCGGTGAACTCTCCATCGGAATTGTTCTGGGTCTGCTGATCGGAAAACCGGTGGGCATCTCACTGGGAGTATACCTGATGACCAAAATGCGGATTATCAGGTCTAAATCCAAACCCGACTGGATGCTCTATGTTGGAGTGGGAATACTTGCCGGCATCGGTTTTACGATGTCCATCTTCGTTTCAACACTTGCATTCGAAGACAGGAGCCTTCAGGATACTGCCAAACTTGCTGTACTGATTGCCTCAACCCTATCGATGATAATCGGCTATGACTGGTTGAAGATTGCATTAAAAAAGAGGCAGGTAGAGTTGTAA